One genomic segment of Virgibacillus doumboii includes these proteins:
- a CDS encoding Wzz/FepE/Etk N-terminal domain-containing protein, whose product MNNLEEEISLREIIDKLWRGKWIIVGITITALLVSFIYSFFIADPVYKGSGKVTVHNVASVPETVQPYISEVTKPEIFEQTMKSTAVIETLIKKESLDISVGKLQDKINIEVPTSEGEETSSLISISMEGSDREQIKTIIDSAISLTKNQLGESIQSRLALLEKEYQSKMEEEDKHITEAIQEFNNIRAGEGLPTIILFQQNATEGQYVLEANEDLLNQLKDMEKTDQIKYEKINKKIESLTSLYNFYSNKYDEVRSISTMNIVDISTNVLSDTFVSTNPVSPNKMLNLTISLVLGFILGVGVVFLREYIKGER is encoded by the coding sequence GTGAACAATTTGGAAGAGGAAATCAGCTTAAGAGAAATTATTGATAAATTATGGAGAGGCAAATGGATAATTGTAGGAATAACTATTACTGCACTATTAGTTAGTTTTATTTATAGTTTTTTCATCGCTGATCCTGTATATAAAGGCAGTGGAAAGGTGACAGTTCATAATGTTGCTTCCGTACCTGAAACTGTTCAGCCATATATAAGTGAGGTAACTAAACCGGAAATTTTTGAACAGACTATGAAATCAACTGCAGTAATCGAAACTCTTATTAAAAAAGAAAGCTTAGACATATCAGTTGGAAAACTACAAGATAAAATAAATATTGAAGTTCCTACTTCAGAAGGGGAAGAAACATCTTCACTTATCTCTATTTCTATGGAAGGTTCAGATAGAGAACAAATTAAAACTATTATAGATAGTGCTATATCGTTAACAAAGAATCAACTAGGTGAAAGTATTCAATCAAGATTAGCATTACTGGAAAAAGAGTATCAATCAAAAATGGAAGAAGAAGATAAACATATTACAGAAGCAATACAAGAGTTTAATAATATTCGTGCTGGTGAGGGATTACCAACAATAATTTTATTTCAACAAAACGCAACAGAAGGTCAATATGTCCTAGAAGCAAATGAAGATCTTTTAAATCAGTTAAAGGATATGGAAAAAACTGATCAAATTAAATATGAAAAGATAAATAAAAAAATTGAGAGTCTAACGTCACTATATAATTTTTATAGTAATAAATATGATGAAGTTAGAAGTATTAGTACGATGAATATTGTTGATATTAGTACGAATGTATTGTCAGACACATTTGTATCTACCAATCCAGTCTCTCCAAATAAAATGTTGAATTTGACTATATCCTTGGTGTTAGGCTTTATACTTGGTGTAGGTGTAGTGTTTCTTAGGGAATATATAAAAGGTGAAAGGTAG
- a CDS encoding sugar transferase, which translates to MDFKGGFYKRYIKRSIDFLFSLIAIIVLSPVFLIVATLVRIKLGKPVLFKQIRPGLSEKIFTMYKFKTMTDQKDKNGKLLPDSFRLTKFGKLLRSTSLDELPELYNILKGDMSIVGPRPLLVQYLSLYDDFQKRRHEVRPGLSGLAQVNGRNLISWEDKFKLDIEYVDNVSFIEDVKIIIFTIRQVILREGINSETAATIEPFKGSKRNE; encoded by the coding sequence ATGGATTTCAAAGGTGGATTTTATAAAAGGTATATAAAAAGGTCGATAGATTTCTTGTTTTCTTTGATTGCTATTATAGTTCTTAGTCCAGTCTTTTTGATAGTAGCAACCCTTGTAAGAATTAAACTTGGAAAGCCAGTGTTGTTTAAACAAATTAGACCAGGGCTTAGTGAGAAGATTTTTACAATGTATAAATTTAAAACAATGACAGACCAAAAAGATAAGAATGGAAAATTACTCCCTGACAGTTTTAGGTTAACAAAATTTGGTAAATTGTTACGTTCAACATCTTTAGATGAACTTCCTGAACTTTATAATATTCTTAAGGGGGACATGTCCATTGTTGGCCCTAGACCATTATTGGTTCAGTATCTATCGCTCTATGATGATTTCCAAAAACGTCGTCATGAAGTTAGGCCAGGTTTATCCGGTTTAGCACAGGTGAATGGAAGAAATTTGATTAGCTGGGAAGATAAATTTAAACTCGATATTGAATATGTGGATAATGTCAGTTTTATCGAGGATGTTAAAATAATTATCTTTACTATAAGACAAGTTATTTTACGAGAGGGTATAAACTCGGAAACCGCGGCAACAATAGAACCATTTAAAGGGTCAAAAAGGAATGAATAA
- a CDS encoding acetyltransferase, whose amino-acid sequence MKKKLLIIGAGGHGKVVADIALKMNKWKDIAFLDDNERIKSSTGIEVVGKARDVSAFINDYDMFVGIGDNYVREKIQNSLEVKGASIPALIHPNSVIGERVDIQSGAVVTAGVVINSCAKIGKGCIINTSSSVDHDSLIESFVHISPGAHLAGAVTIGRRTWLGIGSVVSNNLFIINDSKIGAGAVVINNIIEPGTYVGIPAKKV is encoded by the coding sequence ATGAAAAAGAAGCTTCTCATTATAGGTGCCGGTGGTCATGGGAAGGTAGTAGCGGACATCGCTTTAAAAATGAATAAATGGAAGGATATTGCATTTTTAGATGATAACGAAAGAATAAAATCCTCAACTGGAATTGAAGTAGTTGGTAAGGCAAGGGATGTCAGCGCGTTTATAAATGATTACGATATGTTTGTTGGTATAGGCGATAACTATGTTCGAGAAAAAATTCAAAATAGTCTTGAAGTAAAAGGGGCAAGCATACCTGCTTTAATTCACCCTAATTCTGTTATTGGAGAACGAGTTGATATACAATCAGGTGCGGTTGTTACGGCAGGGGTAGTCATTAATAGTTGTGCTAAAATCGGAAAAGGGTGCATTATTAATACCAGTTCATCCGTTGACCATGATAGTTTAATAGAAAGTTTTGTTCATATATCGCCGGGTGCTCATTTAGCGGGTGCTGTGACAATAGGGCGCCGAACCTGGTTAGGTATTGGGTCCGTAGTTAGTAATAACTTATTTATAATCAACGACTCAAAAATCGGTGCTGGGGCAGTAGTTATTAATAATATAATAGAACCCGGCACTTACGTTGGAATACCGGCAAAGAAAGTGTAA
- a CDS encoding glycosyltransferase family 4 protein: MKKIWLWNHYATDMYKSHGGRHYWFAENLIKQGYETTVFCANTFHNKSEFIDTENKKYIIDTLNNIPFVFVKTSTALGNGFDRIKNMGLFYLNIFSAAKNYMKINGKPDVILASSVHPLTMIAGIQIAKKIGVPCICEVRDLWPEAIFSFNKIKEKSILGRVLTAGEYWIYKNADALVFTKEGDIDYIKEKKWDTEQGGKINLDKCYYINNGVDIESFEKSFSENKIEDNDLIVDKFNVVYVGAIRPVNNVGKILDAASILRNEKDIQFLIYGDGNQKKILEKRVVEENHTNVSMKGFINKKNIPYILSKSSVNILNYSNTEYNWARGNSSNKLFEYMASGKPIISTVKMGYSIIEKYKCGIELENSTPQELAEAIMSIKNMPKDHYEYQARNAKKGAKDFDIKQLTKKLIDVIEVVQ; the protein is encoded by the coding sequence TTGAAGAAAATTTGGTTATGGAACCATTACGCAACTGACATGTATAAAAGCCACGGGGGTAGGCACTATTGGTTTGCTGAAAATCTAATTAAACAAGGATATGAAACAACGGTATTTTGTGCAAATACTTTTCATAATAAATCGGAATTTATTGATACGGAAAATAAAAAATATATTATAGATACATTGAACAACATACCCTTTGTTTTTGTTAAGACTTCGACGGCATTAGGTAATGGTTTCGATAGAATTAAAAATATGGGTTTGTTTTATTTAAATATATTTTCTGCTGCAAAGAATTATATGAAAATTAACGGTAAACCGGATGTGATTCTTGCTTCTAGCGTTCATCCTTTAACCATGATTGCAGGAATTCAAATTGCAAAAAAGATAGGGGTTCCGTGTATTTGTGAGGTTCGAGATTTGTGGCCAGAAGCTATCTTTTCATTTAATAAAATTAAAGAAAAAAGCATACTAGGACGGGTTCTTACAGCCGGTGAGTATTGGATTTATAAAAACGCAGATGCTCTAGTATTTACAAAAGAGGGAGATATTGACTATATAAAAGAAAAGAAATGGGATACTGAACAAGGTGGTAAGATTAACCTTGATAAATGCTACTACATCAACAATGGTGTGGATATAGAATCTTTTGAAAAATCTTTTTCTGAAAATAAGATTGAAGATAATGATTTAATCGTAGATAAGTTTAATGTAGTCTATGTTGGTGCAATTCGTCCAGTAAATAATGTAGGGAAAATTCTAGATGCAGCTTCAATACTAAGAAACGAAAAAGACATCCAGTTTTTAATATACGGTGATGGTAATCAAAAAAAGATACTTGAGAAAAGAGTTGTTGAAGAAAATCATACTAATGTGAGCATGAAAGGTTTTATAAACAAAAAAAACATACCTTATATCTTAAGCAAATCCTCTGTAAACATCCTTAATTATTCAAATACAGAATATAACTGGGCTAGGGGTAATAGTTCTAATAAATTATTCGAATATATGGCATCGGGAAAACCAATTATTTCGACTGTGAAGATGGGTTATTCAATTATAGAAAAGTACAAGTGTGGAATAGAATTGGAAAATAGTACACCCCAAGAATTGGCTGAGGCAATTATGTCGATTAAAAACATGCCTAAAGATCATTATGAATACCAAGCTCGAAATGCTAAAAAAGGTGCGAAGGATTTCGATATTAAGCAATTAACAAAAAAATTAATTGATGTTATTGAAGTAGTGCAATAA
- a CDS encoding heparinase II/III domain-containing protein: MIKSLINEYGLPWMVNRSLYSAKLKMMKVIPNSDKLFEKNTHLKRLKTININIKQIEDFLNELPYEKKNEIVTIADNAIEGKIIGFSSIQLNYGNPINWHYSPVSKEEVNSNLKWYQIPDFDPKRGDIKAIWEVSRFTHFYFFIRAYIVTKDRRYFYAFRNQLNEWLQKNHYSYGANYKCGQEATLRMINAMMAYSAFSSYGLTTQKDEENLRQLIEGSYKKVLSNFFYAYKCIKNNHTLSEIVGLIIGAWISENEKKLRKAYDLLDKEIEKQFFLDGGYIQYSFNYQRFALQLLEFVMKISKQTTIQLSDKSKKLIKKSAYLLYQMQDETGDMPNYGSNDGALIFPLSSCGYRDFRPVVNTIFYLIDNKRVYKPGVYDEELIWFGEKRLDQIPITLMERKDSAFNNSGYYTLRHNDGFLLTMLQDFKTRPFQMDQLHIDLWHKGINVFCDSGTYSYATDIGKKLTLTSGHNTVVVQGREQMKKREPFLIYDWTKRENIIHDNGSFTGTMISRNGYGHTRKIKKLANCYLISDEVVGDADYCEFNFHTPCEVRINDTGFVLYNEGKIICKVKTIGNVEIDKNYRSLYYLKKEEINRVTVRANMNEKICNIKFDIELIGGSLND, from the coding sequence ATGATTAAATCACTAATAAATGAATATGGGTTACCATGGATGGTAAATAGATCACTATATTCAGCAAAGTTGAAAATGATGAAAGTAATACCAAATAGTGATAAATTGTTTGAAAAAAATACCCATTTAAAAAGATTGAAAACTATTAATATAAATATAAAGCAAATTGAAGACTTTTTAAATGAGTTACCTTATGAAAAAAAGAATGAGATAGTGACAATAGCTGATAATGCAATAGAAGGAAAGATAATAGGTTTTTCATCAATTCAATTAAATTATGGAAATCCTATAAATTGGCATTATAGTCCTGTTTCAAAGGAAGAAGTGAATAGCAATTTAAAATGGTATCAAATCCCAGACTTTGACCCTAAACGGGGAGATATTAAGGCCATTTGGGAAGTGTCAAGGTTCACACATTTTTATTTTTTCATAAGAGCCTATATTGTTACTAAAGATAGGAGATATTTTTATGCTTTTAGAAATCAATTAAATGAATGGTTGCAAAAAAATCACTATTCTTATGGAGCTAATTATAAATGTGGTCAAGAAGCAACGTTAAGAATGATTAATGCAATGATGGCTTATTCAGCTTTTAGTTCCTATGGTCTAACAACACAAAAAGATGAAGAAAACTTACGACAACTAATAGAAGGTAGTTATAAAAAAGTATTATCTAATTTTTTCTATGCTTATAAGTGTATTAAAAACAATCATACACTATCAGAGATAGTAGGCCTCATAATCGGAGCTTGGATAAGCGAGAATGAAAAAAAACTTAGAAAAGCGTATGATTTGCTTGATAAGGAAATTGAAAAACAGTTTTTCTTAGATGGGGGATATATTCAATATTCTTTTAACTATCAAAGGTTTGCACTTCAACTATTGGAATTTGTAATGAAAATAAGTAAACAAACAACCATTCAACTATCTGACAAAAGCAAAAAATTAATTAAAAAAAGTGCTTACTTGCTATATCAGATGCAAGATGAAACTGGTGATATGCCTAACTATGGCTCAAATGATGGTGCATTAATATTTCCGCTTTCATCATGTGGCTACAGAGATTTTAGACCAGTGGTAAATACGATTTTCTACCTTATTGATAATAAAAGAGTTTACAAGCCTGGTGTGTATGATGAAGAGTTAATTTGGTTTGGTGAAAAGAGATTGGATCAAATTCCAATTACATTAATGGAACGCAAGGACTCAGCGTTTAATAATTCAGGTTATTATACATTGCGACATAATGATGGCTTCTTATTGACCATGTTACAAGATTTTAAAACACGTCCGTTTCAAATGGATCAGCTACATATTGATTTATGGCATAAAGGTATAAATGTTTTTTGCGATAGCGGGACATATTCCTATGCAACCGATATCGGTAAAAAACTTACTTTAACGTCTGGTCATAATACTGTAGTGGTCCAGGGAAGGGAACAGATGAAAAAGCGTGAACCTTTTCTGATTTATGATTGGACAAAGCGTGAAAACATTATACATGACAATGGTAGTTTTACAGGAACTATGATTTCCCGAAATGGATATGGCCATACGAGAAAAATAAAGAAATTAGCAAATTGCTATTTAATCAGTGATGAAGTCGTAGGAGATGCTGATTACTGCGAATTTAATTTTCACACACCTTGTGAGGTGAGAATAAATGATACAGGATTTGTGTTATACAATGAAGGAAAAATTATATGCAAGGTAAAAACCATCGGAAATGTGGAAATAGACAAGAACTACAGGAGTTTGTATTACTTAAAAAAAGAGGAAATAAACCGTGTGACTGTTAGAGCCAATATGAATGAGAAAATATGTAATATTAAATTTGATATAGAGCTAATAGGGGGGAGTTTGAATGATTAA
- a CDS encoding nucleotide sugar dehydrogenase — MINIIGLGYIGLPTALMFAKSGLKVVGTDINFDLVNSLTEGKLAFEEDGLEDVFRKAQANGIEFTTEYRRAHTYVIAVPTPFTKENKKLDPKYVITAVNSVLNVCEKGAVIIIESTISPGTIDRFIRPEIEKREFVIGEDIHLMHAPERIIPGNMIYELEHNSRTIGADNPEIGDKIKGLYSNFCNAEIVVTDIRSAEMSKVVENTYRDINIAFANELAKICRTDDMDVHEIIRIANMHPRVNVMQPGPGVGGHCISVDPWFLVGDYPDLTNLILTARKVNDSMPKHVLGRIRDVMREHGINDISKIGLYGLSYKENVDDIRESPTLQLLKRMDEHLAFGVKVYDPLIKERVVDHQFLDFEDFLNEIEILVIMVGHDHIKNKMELIKNKLILDTKNICAYDSYKI, encoded by the coding sequence ATGATTAATATAATTGGATTAGGATACATTGGTTTACCCACAGCTCTTATGTTTGCAAAAAGTGGACTGAAAGTAGTAGGAACTGATATTAATTTTGATCTTGTTAATTCGTTAACCGAAGGCAAGCTTGCTTTTGAAGAAGATGGTTTAGAGGATGTTTTTCGTAAGGCTCAAGCTAATGGCATTGAATTTACAACAGAGTATCGTAGGGCCCATACTTACGTCATTGCGGTTCCAACACCATTTACAAAAGAAAATAAGAAACTTGATCCAAAGTATGTTATTACAGCAGTGAATAGTGTTCTGAATGTTTGTGAAAAAGGTGCTGTAATAATAATCGAATCGACCATTTCACCAGGTACAATTGATAGGTTTATTCGACCGGAAATTGAGAAAAGGGAGTTTGTAATTGGTGAGGACATTCATCTTATGCATGCACCCGAAAGAATTATTCCTGGGAATATGATTTATGAACTTGAGCATAATTCAAGAACAATAGGTGCAGATAATCCTGAAATTGGAGATAAAATAAAAGGCTTATATTCGAACTTTTGTAACGCAGAGATAGTAGTTACGGATATTAGATCGGCAGAAATGTCAAAGGTTGTTGAGAATACTTATAGGGATATTAATATAGCATTTGCTAATGAATTAGCTAAAATCTGTAGAACGGATGATATGGATGTACATGAGATTATTAGAATAGCTAACATGCACCCTCGAGTAAATGTCATGCAACCAGGACCGGGAGTTGGTGGACACTGTATATCGGTAGATCCCTGGTTTCTAGTTGGAGACTATCCTGATTTAACAAACTTAATTTTAACAGCTAGAAAGGTTAATGACTCTATGCCAAAACATGTTTTGGGCAGAATAAGGGATGTTATGAGGGAACATGGTATTAACGATATTTCGAAAATTGGTCTTTATGGATTATCATATAAAGAAAATGTTGACGATATACGTGAAAGCCCAACACTTCAATTATTAAAAAGAATGGATGAACACTTAGCTTTTGGAGTTAAAGTATATGACCCGCTTATAAAGGAACGAGTTGTAGACCATCAATTTTTGGATTTTGAAGACTTTTTAAATGAGATAGAGATTCTCGTCATAATGGTAGGACATGATCATATAAAAAACAAAATGGAACTTATTAAGAACAAGTTAATTCTTGATACAAAGAATATCTGTGCCTATGATAGTTATAAAATATGA
- a CDS encoding bi-domain-containing oxidoreductase: MKQLFLMVNDGSVKLIETPPPKVKDNHIIVETHYSVISAGTERGLTSFGSKNLIQKAMDRPDKVKNVLEKMSTDGILTTVDSAFARLNEPMPIGYSAVGKVVACGRGVTGVEPDDIVAMAGQAYHSEVNRVNKNLFAKIPNNFDNYKQGAFCALGAISLQGIHQAEVVPGETVAVIGLGLLGHITSRILNAYGCDVIGYDIADKSLDKSKLKAFINSNDENAEEKTKALTRGRGVDKVIITAATNSNAPMDLAAAIARDRGTVCMIGVTQMNIDRRPYYEKELAFTIARSYGPGRYDTNYEDKGVDYPIGHVRFTEGRNMEEFIRLLVSNRIDLMDLITHEIDFNQAADAYEMITTNKNNERYIGILLKYTENDLKWKNTIIQKNSIHQNDRTLIGLIGAGNFARNSLLPIMKDTALYEFKGLATTGGLGAGQAKQVFPFDYITNNYKKLLADKSIDLIIVSTQHNSHANFIIEALEAGKHVYCEKPLCITIEELNKIEEAYKNSKGELFCGMNRRHAPLIKQIKKELSTDTIPAVYDYICNAGFIPTDHWTQDENVGGGRIIGEACHFVDVIQFLDGSELLSVDVSFAQNDTYPKRDNAIITVKFKSGAIGNIIYTSMGSKKYPKEQLRVFSNGVVYEMDSYIKLNKYGSMKKNKMKLRQDKGIKDEYKYINSILNDNEQNTAIDDAFKNHRLLIGAIKYRVGL; this comes from the coding sequence ATGAAACAATTATTTTTAATGGTAAATGATGGTTCAGTTAAGTTAATAGAAACTCCACCTCCAAAGGTGAAAGATAATCACATAATAGTAGAAACACACTATTCTGTCATTAGTGCGGGTACTGAGCGGGGTTTAACATCATTTGGAAGTAAAAACCTAATCCAAAAAGCCATGGATCGCCCCGATAAAGTCAAAAATGTTTTGGAAAAAATGTCAACGGATGGTATTCTTACAACTGTAGATTCCGCTTTTGCTCGATTGAATGAACCAATGCCAATAGGCTATTCTGCAGTTGGGAAAGTTGTAGCTTGTGGACGCGGTGTTACAGGAGTAGAGCCCGATGACATCGTTGCAATGGCTGGACAGGCTTATCATAGCGAAGTTAACCGAGTAAATAAGAATTTATTCGCGAAAATACCTAATAACTTTGATAATTATAAGCAAGGAGCTTTTTGCGCGCTGGGAGCTATTTCACTACAAGGCATCCATCAAGCGGAAGTAGTTCCTGGGGAAACTGTAGCGGTAATTGGTTTAGGTTTACTAGGGCATATTACTTCAAGAATACTTAATGCCTATGGCTGTGATGTAATTGGGTATGATATAGCAGATAAATCATTGGATAAATCAAAATTAAAAGCATTTATTAATTCCAATGATGAAAATGCTGAAGAAAAAACGAAAGCCTTAACAAGGGGACGAGGTGTAGATAAGGTTATTATTACCGCTGCTACAAATAGTAATGCACCAATGGATCTAGCTGCAGCGATAGCAAGAGATCGAGGAACAGTTTGTATGATAGGCGTTACTCAAATGAATATTGACCGAAGACCTTATTATGAAAAAGAGTTAGCCTTTACTATTGCTAGATCTTATGGTCCTGGAAGATATGATACGAATTATGAGGATAAAGGCGTCGATTATCCAATAGGTCATGTTAGGTTTACTGAGGGACGTAATATGGAAGAATTTATAAGATTACTTGTTAGCAATAGAATTGATTTAATGGATTTAATAACACATGAAATTGATTTTAATCAAGCGGCTGATGCATACGAAATGATTACTACAAATAAAAACAACGAAAGATATATTGGCATATTATTAAAGTACACTGAAAATGATTTAAAATGGAAAAATACAATTATTCAAAAAAATAGTATACACCAAAATGATAGAACTTTAATTGGTTTAATCGGTGCGGGAAATTTTGCTAGAAATTCTTTATTACCAATTATGAAGGATACTGCTTTATATGAGTTTAAAGGACTAGCAACTACTGGTGGTTTGGGAGCTGGCCAAGCAAAACAAGTATTCCCTTTTGATTATATAACTAATAATTATAAGAAGTTATTAGCGGACAAGTCTATTGACCTAATTATCGTATCTACCCAACATAATAGTCATGCAAATTTTATTATCGAAGCATTAGAAGCCGGGAAACATGTTTACTGTGAAAAACCTTTATGTATAACGATTGAGGAACTTAATAAAATTGAAGAAGCTTATAAGAATTCAAAAGGTGAGCTTTTTTGTGGTATGAATAGAAGACATGCCCCTTTAATCAAGCAAATTAAAAAAGAATTATCAACTGATACTATTCCAGCAGTTTATGATTATATTTGTAATGCAGGATTTATTCCCACTGACCACTGGACTCAAGATGAAAATGTCGGTGGAGGTCGGATAATTGGGGAAGCTTGCCATTTTGTTGATGTTATACAATTTTTAGATGGAAGTGAATTATTATCGGTAGACGTTTCCTTTGCTCAGAACGATACTTATCCAAAACGGGATAATGCAATTATAACTGTAAAATTTAAGTCAGGAGCAATAGGTAATATTATTTATACTTCAATGGGATCAAAAAAATATCCAAAGGAGCAACTACGTGTGTTCTCAAATGGTGTAGTTTATGAAATGGATAGTTATATTAAATTGAATAAGTACGGAAGTATGAAAAAAAATAAAATGAAGCTTAGACAAGATAAAGGAATAAAGGATGAGTATAAATATATTAATAGTATCTTAAATGACAATGAACAAAATACAGCTATTGATGATGCTTTTAAAAACCATAGGCTATTAATTGGTGCAATAAAATATAGAGTTGGCTTATAA
- a CDS encoding glycosyltransferase translates to MKKKVIIAGTIPPPIGGVTVHVKRLYSLLKNNDNIELINLRPQKNKGGISIKQYFTNLLGCVSLSRNGILHYQLNNWMEGCILSVLCRFMNTKMIYTVHSFRPEELSVTSKFFFNIARKNFSMLIAPSSTIKTLLLQNKIPDSKITVLNTYLPPSESELNETLPAEIIDFISKPKKVVVANAYKLYLDESNTDVYGLDMCIEACARIPEIIFVFCVPEIRDNNYLRKCKNKIMDYNLEQRFLIYNKNISLVSLFKYTDVFVRPTSTDSFGVSVAEAISCGIPAIASDVCIREEGTVLFNSRNIDDFVDKIRHCLEFKSYRHYQYAISNPVDQYTYLYNNICQ, encoded by the coding sequence ATGAAAAAAAAGGTTATAATAGCTGGTACTATACCACCTCCGATTGGTGGTGTCACCGTACATGTTAAAAGGTTATATTCGCTTTTAAAAAATAATGACAATATTGAACTTATAAACTTACGCCCACAAAAAAACAAAGGTGGTATCAGTATAAAGCAGTATTTTACCAATTTATTAGGTTGTGTAAGCTTATCAAGAAATGGCATTTTGCACTACCAGTTAAATAACTGGATGGAGGGCTGTATCTTGTCAGTTTTATGTAGATTTATGAATACGAAAATGATATATACCGTTCATAGTTTTAGGCCAGAAGAGTTATCTGTTACTAGTAAATTTTTTTTCAACATTGCACGGAAAAATTTTAGCATGTTAATTGCCCCCTCCAGTACAATTAAAACACTGCTATTGCAAAACAAAATACCAGATTCAAAAATCACTGTTTTGAACACGTATTTACCACCTTCAGAATCTGAATTAAATGAAACGTTGCCAGCTGAAATTATTGATTTTATTAGTAAGCCAAAAAAAGTTGTAGTAGCAAATGCCTATAAATTATATCTAGATGAAAGTAATACAGATGTTTACGGATTAGATATGTGCATTGAAGCATGTGCTAGAATTCCAGAAATTATTTTTGTTTTTTGTGTACCTGAAATAAGAGACAATAACTACCTTAGAAAATGTAAAAATAAAATAATGGATTATAATCTTGAGCAAAGGTTCCTGATTTATAACAAAAATATTTCATTGGTATCTTTATTTAAATATACAGATGTTTTTGTAAGACCAACATCAACAGATAGTTTTGGAGTATCGGTTGCTGAAGCCATTTCATGCGGAATACCTGCCATTGCCTCAGACGTTTGCATCAGAGAAGAAGGCACGGTTTTGTTTAATTCAAGAAACATTGATGATTTTGTTGACAAAATTAGACATTGTCTTGAATTTAAAAGCTATAGGCATTATCAGTATGCTATTAGTAACCCTGTTGATCAGTATACTTACTTATATAACAATATCTGCCAGTAA